One Jeotgalibaca porci genomic region harbors:
- the rpmF gene encoding 50S ribosomal protein L32 has product MAVPKRRTSKARKAKRRTHFKLEVPGMTACPNCGEFKKSHHVCASCGQYDGKEVISSEA; this is encoded by the coding sequence ATGGCAGTACCTAAAAGAAGAACATCTAAAGCACGCAAGGCGAAAAGACGTACGCACTTCAAATTGGAAGTACCTGGTATGACAGCTTGCCCAAATTGTGGTGAATTCAAGAAAAGCCACCACGTGTGTGCTTCATGCGGTCAATACGACGGCAAAGAAGTTATTTCATCAGAAGCTTAA
- a CDS encoding DUF3397 family protein: protein MNNFDILEIFLYVFPILQIIIVHLFFRSYLMYRNKFKFSVTDTVLPILLVGIHILSGRWLAFSLLPHYLFGIFLIGLGITLYFEKSPKQFMAGKVFSIIMKMGFVIGFALYYVIVIARILQLIRG from the coding sequence GTGAATAACTTTGATATTCTAGAAATATTTTTATATGTCTTTCCAATTTTACAAATTATTATTGTGCATTTATTTTTCCGCTCTTATTTAATGTATCGAAATAAATTTAAGTTCTCGGTAACGGATACCGTGTTACCTATTTTATTAGTGGGGATTCATATATTGAGCGGTCGTTGGTTGGCTTTTAGTTTACTCCCACACTATTTATTTGGTATCTTCTTGATTGGATTAGGAATAACTTTGTATTTTGAAAAATCACCCAAGCAGTTTATGGCCGGGAAAGTTTTTTCGATTATTATGAAAATGGGCTTTGTCATCGGATTCGCACTCTACTATGTCATTGTCATTGCACGAATTCTACAATTAATCCGCGGTTAA
- a CDS encoding YceD family protein, with translation MKWTLKEIQEHRGEPVYFTETINRETALMDRDKEILAVSDIKATGFLLYENRSVLANFQIDYTVTLPSSRSLEPVEVTFNIPIFETYVEDEMNFEGSNDPEDVIIPIEDGWVDLVPAIEDNILLNIPTQILSEEERQSSDMPQGSNWSVVTEDDLEKQRAKEKEEQIDPRFAGLKALLQDEENLD, from the coding sequence ATGAAGTGGACCTTAAAAGAAATCCAAGAACATCGTGGTGAACCGGTTTATTTCACTGAAACAATTAACCGGGAAACAGCATTGATGGATAGGGATAAAGAAATCCTGGCAGTTTCAGATATCAAAGCAACTGGTTTTCTATTATATGAAAATCGTTCAGTACTTGCCAATTTCCAGATCGATTACACGGTCACCCTGCCTTCGTCTCGTTCTTTGGAGCCTGTGGAAGTAACGTTTAATATTCCAATCTTTGAAACGTATGTTGAGGATGAAATGAATTTTGAAGGGTCTAACGATCCGGAAGATGTCATTATTCCTATTGAGGACGGTTGGGTGGACTTAGTGCCAGCTATCGAAGATAATATCTTGCTTAATATTCCAACTCAAATTTTGAGCGAAGAAGAGCGCCAATCAAGTGACATGCCTCAAGGAAGTAATTGGAGTGTTGTAACGGAAGATGACCTCGAGAAACAAAGAGCGAAGGAAAAAGAAGAACAAATTGATCCGCGTTTTGCAGGTCTGAAAGCTCTTCTTCAAGACGAAGAAAACTTAGATTGA